From a region of the Paucidesulfovibrio longus DSM 6739 genome:
- a CDS encoding putative sulfate exporter family transporter, with product MAERRWLTEDKLALIMGMILFCLGMLNFIGVDVLGWCVNTKIWMDPGAIFVPTSEVYKNLPGYVSLLITYVFITAFLSVGVKFLGGDVIKFAKSFTVVFFVSMACWAAGHYAVIAATPDKLEQFHLTWAMGLTGEAGFIVALVLGILVGNFMPGLSEELKEALRPEMYIKIAIVILGAELGVKAVDALGLASAVIFRGLCAIVEAYLIYWALVYYISRKYFKFSKEWSAPLASGISICGVSAAIATGGSIRARPIVPIMVSSLVVVFTCIEMLVLPFVAQWWLSGEPMVAGAWMGLAVKSDGGAVASGAITDALIRAKVLADTGVQYQSGWITMATTTIKIFIDVFIGIWAFILAMVWCTFIDCKPGQRMKFSEVLDRFPRFVGGYVITFVIMLLICALHPDMVKMGKAVIAGTGKFRGIFFVLTFFTIGVVSNFKKLWAEGIGKLAAVYVVCLAGFIIWIGLFISWLFFHGVTPPVV from the coding sequence ATGGCTGAAAGACGATGGCTCACTGAGGACAAGCTCGCCCTGATCATGGGCATGATCCTCTTCTGCCTCGGGATGCTGAACTTCATCGGAGTGGATGTCCTGGGCTGGTGCGTCAACACCAAGATCTGGATGGATCCGGGCGCGATCTTCGTGCCTACGTCCGAGGTCTACAAAAACTTGCCCGGCTATGTCTCCCTGCTGATCACCTACGTGTTCATCACCGCGTTTTTGAGCGTGGGCGTTAAATTCCTGGGCGGCGACGTGATCAAGTTCGCCAAGTCCTTCACCGTCGTGTTTTTCGTCAGCATGGCCTGCTGGGCCGCCGGCCACTATGCCGTGATCGCGGCCACCCCGGACAAGCTGGAGCAGTTTCATCTGACCTGGGCCATGGGCCTCACCGGCGAGGCCGGCTTCATCGTGGCCCTGGTGCTCGGCATCCTGGTGGGCAACTTCATGCCCGGACTGTCCGAGGAATTGAAGGAGGCCCTGCGGCCCGAAATGTACATCAAGATCGCCATCGTCATCCTGGGCGCGGAACTCGGCGTGAAGGCCGTCGACGCCCTGGGTCTGGCCTCCGCGGTCATTTTCCGGGGACTTTGCGCCATTGTCGAAGCCTATCTGATCTACTGGGCGCTCGTGTATTACATCTCCCGCAAGTACTTCAAATTCAGCAAGGAATGGTCCGCGCCGCTCGCCTCCGGCATCTCCATCTGCGGCGTTTCCGCGGCCATCGCCACGGGCGGCTCCATCCGCGCCCGTCCCATCGTGCCCATCATGGTCTCCTCGCTGGTGGTCGTGTTCACCTGCATCGAGATGCTCGTGCTGCCCTTCGTGGCCCAGTGGTGGCTCAGCGGCGAGCCCATGGTCGCCGGCGCCTGGATGGGTCTGGCGGTCAAGTCCGACGGCGGGGCCGTGGCTTCCGGCGCCATCACCGACGCGCTGATCCGCGCCAAGGTTCTCGCCGACACGGGCGTGCAGTATCAGAGCGGCTGGATCACCATGGCCACCACGACCATCAAGATCTTCATCGATGTGTTCATCGGCATCTGGGCCTTCATCCTGGCCATGGTGTGGTGCACGTTCATCGACTGCAAGCCCGGACAGCGCATGAAGTTCTCCGAAGTGCTGGACCGCTTCCCCCGTTTCGTGGGCGGATACGTCATCACCTTCGTGATCATGCTGCTCATCTGCGCCCTGCACCCGGACATGGTCAAGATGGGCAAGGCCGTCATCGCCGGGACGGGCAAGTTCAGGGGCATCTTCTTCGTGCTCACCTTCTTCACCATCGGCGTGGTTTCGAACTTCAAGAAGCTCTGGGCGGAAGGCATCGGCAAGCTGGCGGCGGTCTATGTCGTCTGTCTGGCGGGCTTCATCATCTGGATCGGTCTGTTCATATCCTGGCTGTTCTTCCACGGCGTGACGCCGCCAGTGGTCTAG
- a CDS encoding gamma-glutamyl-gamma-aminobutyrate hydrolase family protein, producing the protein MSRPVIAVSTAEQGGWFMWTFCRLGIFLAGGRAVRLTTSRPLPDDAAFDGLLLSGGSDIDPKRYGKLAKLGEQVVREGKRLSWGNLLRLLLSALIFLLRLALSGVGVRGTPEADPARDEFELGLIARASEAGLPLLGTCRGMQLINVALGGSLHQDIAEFYEDVTPPHTVLPLKTVNLAEDSLLAGIFGTTTLRVNALHHQAIDRTGRGLRVCARDKAGITQAVESTEEPFVVGVQWHPEFLLQHRVHRKIFKAFVKAARECRGY; encoded by the coding sequence GTGAGCCGCCCGGTCATCGCCGTAAGCACGGCCGAACAGGGCGGCTGGTTCATGTGGACGTTCTGCCGCCTGGGCATCTTTCTGGCCGGGGGCCGGGCCGTCCGCCTGACCACCTCGCGGCCCCTGCCGGACGACGCCGCCTTCGACGGCTTGCTGCTCTCCGGCGGTTCGGATATCGACCCCAAACGCTACGGCAAGCTGGCGAAGCTCGGAGAGCAAGTGGTCCGGGAAGGCAAGCGCCTGTCCTGGGGAAATCTCCTGCGGCTGCTGCTTTCCGCGCTGATCTTCCTGCTGCGCCTGGCCCTGAGCGGCGTCGGCGTGCGCGGCACTCCGGAGGCCGACCCGGCGCGCGACGAGTTCGAGCTGGGGCTGATCGCCCGGGCCAGCGAGGCCGGGCTGCCTCTGCTCGGCACCTGCCGGGGCATGCAGCTCATCAACGTGGCCCTGGGCGGCTCGCTGCACCAGGACATCGCGGAATTCTACGAAGACGTGACCCCGCCGCACACGGTGCTCCCGCTGAAAACCGTGAATCTGGCCGAAGACTCCCTGCTGGCCGGGATATTCGGGACCACAACCCTGCGCGTCAACGCCCTCCACCACCAGGCCATCGACCGGACCGGGCGCGGCCTTCGGGTCTGCGCGCGGGACAAGGCAGGGATTACCCAGGCCGTGGAATCCACGGAGGAGCCGTTCGTGGTCGGCGTGCAGTGGCATCCCGAATTCCTGCTGCAACACCGCGTGCACCGGAAGATATTCAAGGCGTTCGTCAAGGCCGCCCGCGAATGCCGGGGATATTGA